Below is a window of Solanum stenotomum isolate F172 chromosome 7, ASM1918654v1, whole genome shotgun sequence DNA.
GACCCGACACATCTTCATACTCCCTTAGCACCCTCATCATCATTCTTATTGATTTCCTATCACCTGAACAGAACAATATAGTATCGTCTGCATAAGATAAATGATTGATGGAAGGACTCCACTTAGGCATACCATATCCTCTAAACTCCGGCTTCTCATGTAGCTTATTTAACCCCCTTGCCAGTACATCTGCTGCTATGATGAATAGGGTAGGTGATAATGGATCCCCCTGTTTTAATCCTCTAGATGATTGGAAAAATCCAAAGGCTTTCCCATTAACTAACACTGAATACCAATTATTCGATAATAATCTCCAAATCATATCAATGATAGTTTCTGAGAAGCCAAATTTCCTTAGGACTTTGATCAGAAAGATCCAAGATACCCTATCATAAGCTTTTGCCATGTCCAGCTTCACCACTACATTATgatactttttcctttggttaATTTCTCGGATGATCTCCTGGGCTAGCAAGACATTTTCAGTAATGCTTCTTCCTTTTACAAATCCCGTCtgattttgagaaataatgTTTGGTAACAGCTTGGCTATTCTCTCATGTAGtactcttgaaatgatcttgcTCACAAATGTACATGTCTCAGATCAGTCAAACTCTTcacattctcttttttttctctttttatatatatatatatatatattatttttttttatgtccatGGCTATTCTTATCTCCCAAGAGATCCAATTTTCATATTTACCTTGTTATGCATTCCTTCAGACTGAAGTTTTGACGGGAATCTTTTCTGTCACGCATGGAGAGTTCCTTTCTACTTGGTGCTCATCTGACCTTCCAATACGTGAAGAAGATGCTACTTTGGAATATGACCCTTTTGCAGCAGCTGGATGGGTATTGGATTTGTTTCCATTTTCTGATCAGTTAAATGCAATGAGTACAGAGTCAACTTTTGTTCCTTCCAATGTACCTAGACTGTCTTATCCACATCAAAGAACATCGTTGTTGGTCAAAGTATTAGCAAATCTCCACTGTTTTGTTCCTGATATCTGCAAAGGTATAAATTCTTGACTCTCTTGATGTATAGTACTGCTGCCTGGTTATTTGCTAAATCATACTAGTTCTGATTGCAGAGGAGAAGGATCTTTTTCTTAACAAGTTTGTTCAGTGTTTGAGAACAGAAGTTTCTGATACCTCAGAAGGTTTTATATCAATTTCTGATCCTCAAAAAGCAGCTACCGTTAGCCGAAACCTTGGTAAGCATCGCTATTTTGTAGAATGTCTTCCAGTTTTAAGTTATGTGCTTTACCATTGACTTACTTGTGCCTGGTAGGTTCCTTGTTAAGTCATGCAGAGTCCCTGATACCTACTTTTCTGAATGAGGAGGATGTGCAGCTTTTAAGGTGACTAAGAATCTGGCTTCCTTCTTATTCTCACATTTGAACCTTAAAGTTTCCATCTTGTATGATTTTCTTTGTGGTAGTCGTGTTCTGTAACTGCAACATCATGCTCATTATGGTACCATGTGTTGCTTGATCCATTAGACTCAACGACAGCATCTTCTATAGAAGGCTCTGCATCTTGTAAAAAGATTATGCAAGAAACGCAATTGgatcattttcttttctaatatATTAATACTAATGTTGCCACATTTTTTCTGAAGGGTGTTCATCACACAGTTAGAATCTCTGGTTACTCCGTTCGGAGAAAATCGAGTTCAGGTAAATCCTCTaatactctttatttttttctctttgggTAAAtctgttaaaaacttttagagAATGATTGAGTCTGATGATGAACATATGTCTTACCCACAAACGCATCCACAACAAAATCCTTTTTCCCCATATTTATATACACTGCATTACTTATTTACTGGACTCTTGCCGTGGAGCATTCACTGTCCCTTCTTAGTAGTCTTGTTGATATTGTCATTTTGTCCTAATTCAATGTGCTATTGAACTAAGCTTCTAGATAAAATTTAGGGAAGCATGTTTGAGGAATCATTGTCTTGTAACAAGCTGTTAAAACCTAGTCTCAGAAGATTATTAGGTGTATTCTGGATTTTCAATTGGTGTAATCCAATGACTTTTCACCTGCCAGCTGTATTTCTTGTTGAATTTATTGTATTCTTTGGACTAAATGTGACTCATTTTATTATTGAGCAACTGTCACATTAATTCTTAGTCAAGTACTGCAAAATTTAATCAATTCTGTCACTAGAAAGTGGCGTGCATAAAGATGACTAAACTATAATCTTGTAGGATCCACAGAGTAGTATTCttttaaatcaaatatattataaacaaataataaataagttgggagataaagttttaaacaaataactaataAGTTGGGAGCTTAAGGTTTAAACAAAATAATCATTAAGTTGGGAGATTAAGTTCTAAACAAATAATCAATAAGTTGGGAGATTAAGTTTTACAAAGTTGGGAGATTATGAAGAGGGGAATAGAATTGTGTACCCACCTTTGGCCGAGGGGTGTCAAGCGACACCCCTTCGCcggaaaattacattgtatatagaGGTTAAATTTTGGTTTAGTAAATACATATGTAAGCATTGACACCTCTTAACACAAGTTAAATGTTTAGTTTGGTGGTTAAAGTGTTGGGAAAATTCCTTGAAATCATGGGTTCTAGTCATTCTAGCCTCATAATTATACTTTTTACTACAACTATTGACACCCCTTAATAACAATCTTGAGTCCGCTACTGTTCCTATCAGTTTCAGAGGTATAAGCTGGACTGTTCCTGAAAGAACAGGACAAGCTCTAGAAAGTTGGAATTTGGAGGGCAATGGCAGCATAGACAAGAGCAGATTGAGAATTGTCCCAGCAGTTATTTGGTGGACCATATGGAAAGAAAGAAGTTTCGAAAACAAGAGCAGCCCATTGCACAAGATTAATATGAAGTGCATTATCAAATTTTGCTATCGGTGTAGTTCAGAGTATATAGATGATCCTGTGGCTATTGTAGACATCCTAGGATCCTTATAAGATGAAGGAGGATCTAGTGATAGTTTTgctttttctttatgtttttgtttGATAGGCACACTCCTGTGGATATAGGATATGTTGTAATGTTTTGGTTACCAGCTCTGAGCTGCTGATTGATATACAGAACGttacctttatcaaaaaaaagttatacaaaGTTGGTCTTCGTTTGGTGACATGATGTGCACCTAGACTGTTTTGTGGCAAAATTGGTAGGGAGAAACTCCCTCTTTGAGACACAATATTTCAAGGACCTATCATAAGTAAAATGCATTTCCAGGGTACTGTTTCACACTTTCACTTCTTTAAAAACATTTCTAGGTTCTAACATACATAAATTGCGGTTCAAGGATATGGGTTCACTTCTTTAAATAGTTCTAGGGAACCTCTGCTGCTCCTTACTCTTTATCCTCGAAAGCTTGCTAGTTTTGGCTAGACGAAGAGAATAACGACAACATGGGATCCTGACTAGTTCTGCTTTGCAACTCTATCTGGCAGAACTGTTAGAGAGCACCTAGTTGGACATTTTAAATCTTTGTGATCCTTCTTTTCTAGATGGTTGTCCCTGTCAACTTGGAGTCGTTGTTTATCATACAGTAACATTGTGACAAAATAGGAACTAGACACACATGCTGAGGGAGAAGAGCAGTTGGCCCAAGGAGAGGGAAGTGTTGTTTATTCTTTGGGAAATGGCCGTATGCACATTAGTTTCACTGAGAGGAGGAGAGCAGTGGTTGTCTACTTTGGGTGATATGGTCATATGCACATAAATTTTACCGATTGGCAAAGAGATAAGAAGTTGTGTATACAATTATGCAGGTCTCTTCAATCATCTGGAAATCTCTTTAGGGAGAAAATAATGAATCTGAATTTTTAGTtctcaaaacaaaataaaataatgaatatgaatttttgTTCCTGCAAAATGTGACCACTTTGTTAGCAGAAATAGATAATTTGCTGGCAAGTGACTCAATCGACTGAAGGAGACTGTTAAATTGGACATAATGATGGAGAATTGCACAGTTGGGAACAAGGAGGAGTTCACACTAAAAACAGAAACAACTGGAGAATTGTACCTGCATGTAGTTAATTAAGGTGGAAACCCAGAAACAGAACAAAGGAGAACTTAAGAACAATGAAAGATTAGAACTATAAAGCAATGAAGAACAAGAAAGAAGAGAACTTTATTTGATAATGCAGTCTTTTCTCACTGCCTAAGACTTACACTTATAATAAAGAACTAACTTCATGGTCCTAAAAATCAGCAACACATCTGCTGAAGATAAACAAACTCCTAGAGACTAGGTAAAGAAGTTATTTGAGGAAAACTAAAGCTAATTTACtgcagtaaataaataaaaggctGCAGTCCTAAAACATAGCAACTAACACTCCTCCTTGGTTTAGGAACTGCTGATTCCTAGTTTTTCTCTGAAAGACTCAAACTTGCCGAGGGAAAGGGGCTTGGTGAAAATGTCAGCAACCTGCTCATCATTCTTGCAGTAAAGAAgcttcacatctccatgtttcTGCACCTCTtaagaaaaataacttaataTTGAAATGCTTCGTTTTTGCATGAAAAACTGGATTATTAGCAATAGAAATTGCAGCTTGGTTATCAATAAAAAACCTCAGTCCCTTCTTTTTGCTCCATATTCAGATCACACATTATTTTCCTCAACCATAGTGCTTGATTCACAGCTGCTGTTGCAGCAATAAATTCTGCCTCGGCTGTTGATTGTGCTACTATATCTTGTTTCTTGGAATACCAAGAGAAAGCTCCTGACCCAAGATTGAAACAGAAACCTGAAGTACTCTTCATATCAGGTGCACCACCCAATCACTATCGGAGAATCCGTTAAGTCTAAACTTCTGACTTTTGTGAAACTTAACACCATNGCACCACCCCAATCACTATCGGAGAATCCGTTAAGTCTAAACTTCTGTCTTTTGTGAAACTTAACACCATAGTTGAGAGTTCCCTTGATGTATCTGACAATTCTTTTAGCTGCTCTCAAGTGTAAATCACTTGCACAATGCATGAACCGAGACAAAAAACTCACTGCATACAAAATATCAGGCCTAGTTGCAGTCAAATACATCAAGCAGCCAATAAGACTTCTATAATATGCCTCATCCACCTTTTCAGTTCCATCATCTTTGGAAAAATTTTCCTTTTGGTTCATTGGAGTACTCATAACTTTGCAGTCTTCCATATGAAACTTCTTTAGGATTTCTTGAGCATATTTTTTCTGGCAACACATTGTCTTCATTTTGTTTGATCTCCACTCCAAGAAAGTACGCCATCAGTCCAAGGTCTGTCATTTCAAAGACCTTCATCATTTCCAACTTGAAGTCCTCAATTAGGCAAACCTTACTTCCTGTGACAAAGAGATCGTCAACATAAAAAGAAATAGTAAGTATGTCTGCACCTGAACACTTAATATAAAGTGTAGACTCAGATAGGCTCTTCTTGAAGCCTAAACTGAGCAAATGATCGTCAATCTTGCTATACCAAGCTCTTGGTGCTTGCTTTAAACCATAGAGAGCTTTCTTTAGCAAATAAACCTTATTTTCTTGCCCCTTGACAACAAAGCCATCTGGTTGCTCAACATAAACCTCCAACTAGAGAAGACCATTGAGAAAGGCCGACTTAACATCGAGTTGATAAACTCTCCAACCTTTTGCCACTGCAATGGCTAGTAGCAATCTGATTGTGTCAAGTCGAGCAACTGGTGCGAAAGTTTCTGAGTAGTCTACACCAAAGATCTGAGCGTAACCTTTCACTACAAGCCTCGCTTTGTGTTTGTTAATGGAACCATTAGCATTTAGCTTTGTCCTGAAGACTCATTTTACACCAATGATCTTTCTGTCTAGAGGTTTCTCAACAAGCACCCAGGTCTGATTTTTTTCGATCATCATCATCTCCTTCATTGCTGCCACCCATTTGTCATCCCCTTCTGCTTCCTCATAGCTTGCGGGCTCACAAATTGCAGTATTGCATCTCTGATAGATATCAGAGATCAACCGCGTGCCTCTAACAGGAGGATCATCTACTAGATCTTTTGGATCTAATAGACTGTCAACTGGTGGATTGTTTTCAGGCTTCTCCCAGTTCCAGTGCTAGTCCTCAATGAAGTGGACATCTCTACTTACGACAATTTTCTCTGGTTGAGGTTCATAGACCTTATATGCTTTGGAGAAAACACTGTAGCCTATAAAGATGCCAGGAACTGCCTTCTTGTCAAGCTTATCTCTTTTAACCTGTGGTATATAAGAGAAACACAAGCAGCCAAAAATTCTGAGAAATTGCAATGAGGGTTTATGACCATACCATGCTTCATATGGTGTTTTATCATTTACAGATCTAGAATCTAGAAGTCTGTTTTGCAAAAAAAACAGCAGTGCTGGCAGCATCCGCCCAGAACCTTTTTGGTAGATGTTTCTCATGTAGCATGCACCTAGTCATCTCCATTATAGTTCTGTTTTTCCGCTCActaactccattttgttgtggagtatAAGGGACTGTTAGCTGATGTTCTATACCAGCTTTGTCACAGAGTAATTTGAACTGATTTGAAGTGTACTCCTTCCCATTATCAGACCTTAAAGTCTGAATTTTGCAGCCACTTTGATTTTCCACTTTTGCCTTGAAATTCCAAAACACATCAGCTACCTCAGActtgaattttaagaaaaaaatccaGGTCAGTCTTGTTagatcatcaataaatacaatgtaGTAAAGACTACCATTTAAAGTTGGTGTTCTATGAGGTCCACACAGGTCTGTATGAATGAGCTGAAGCTTTTTTGATGCTCTCCAAGTTGTTTTGGGAAAGGGCAGCCAGTTCATCTTTCCAATTAAACAAGCTTGGCAATCTGTCCACCGATTCTGCAATCTTGGTAGATCATTCACAAGTTCCTTTCTTTGCAAGAAcatcataccttgatgatgAAAATGACCCATTCTTTTATGCCAAACTTCTGTAGAGTTGTCTGTCATAAGAAAAGCTGTCTGCTCTTCTTCCAAAGGATTGAGCGGGAAACACCTCCCCTCCATTTTGACCTTGAATATCTCATCGCCTGATGGATCTTCTATCACAGATGTTTTGTTTTTGAAGAACAGATTGAATCCATTCTCCATTAATTGACCGACACTGAGAAGGTTTCGATCAAGGTCTGGAACATACAAAACATTTGCGATAAGCTTAGTTCTAGAGCCACTGGTAATGGCTATGGCGCCCTTGCCTTTCACAGCAAGACACTCAccatttccaattctaactTTCTTTGTCTCAGTGTTCCACAATTCTTTGAACAACATCTTATCAGATGTCATGTGGTTAGAGCAACCACTATCAATTAACCAACTTTCACTTGAATCTAGGCTTGTGAAACAAGTTGCAACAAAAAGGTGATCTTCTTCTCGATCAGCAACTTGAGCTTCAACTTCAGGCTGCTGAATTTTGGCTTTACAAATTACAACTTCATGACCCTGTTGATTGCACTTGCTGCATTTTGCATCAGGTCTCCTCCAACATTTGAAAGGAGGGTGACCTTTTTTTTCACAATGCCGACAAGGAGGATAGCTAGCCTTCTTGCTTTTAGCAAAATTCTCACTATTTTGTCCTTGTATCTTCTTGTTCTGCTTCTTCTTGTTTCTTCCATCATCTTGATGTTTAACTAATAGCGCTCCTTCAACAACTCCTTCTTGTTTCATTACACGTCGTTGCTCTTGTGCTTGAAAAGCACTTCAAGAGCTCCGCTAGTGTAATTTTGGACAAGTCCTTAGTATTTTCTGAGGTTGTAACAATAGCCTCAAGTTTTTCAGGTACTGTTACAAGGATTTTCTCAACAATCCTTGAATCGTTAAAAGTGGAGCCCAACAATCTGTCTCGATTTGCTATATTAAGAAGTCGGTCAGAATACTCCTTTATGGTTTCACTTTCCTTCATCCTTTGCAGCTCAAACTTATGTACTAAATTTAGCACTTGCATCCCTCGAATTCTTTCATCTCCTTCATACTCAGTCTTGAGACAATCCCATACCTCTTTTGTTGACTTTAGGGACATAATACGAGTAAAGATGGTGGATGAAACTGTTGTATACAAGCATGACTTTGCCTTTGATTTCATGGTTTTCCTTTCCTTGTGATTTTTAATCTGCGAGATTGTGGGATTGTTTGGTAAGGGAACAATCTCGTAATCATCTTCTACAGCTTCCCAGAGATCCAAAGCTTCTAGATATGTCTGCATTCTGACTGCCCAGATCTGATAACTTTCTCCATTGAAAGTTGGTGGTGCCATTGAAGAAAAACTTGCTTCTCCGTCCATGGAATTCACTAAAACAGATTAATGAACACACACAAGTCCCTCAAGAATAaaaagctctgataccaattgtagTTAATTAAGGTGGAAACCCAGAAAAAGAACAAAGGAGAActtaagaataatgaaagattAGAACTATAAAGCAATGAAGAACAAGAAAGAAGAGATAACTTTATTTGATAATGCAGTCTTTTCTCACTCCTAAGACTTACACTTATAATAAAGAACTAACTTCATGGTCCTAATAATCAGCAACACATCTGCTGAAGATAAACAAACTCCTAGAGACTAGGTAAAGAAGTTTTTTGAGGAAAACTAAAGCTAATTTACtgcagtaaataaataaaaggctGCAGTCCTAAAACATAGCAACTAACACTGCAGCTATATGGTGGACAATATGGAAGGAGAGGAACTTTAGAGTCTTTGAGAATATGGAGAATACTATAGAACAAGTCAAAatgaattgtattttgactttatgtttttggtgtaaccAGATATACTCTAATGATATTGTCTCTATCATTGATGTCTTAGACTCATTATAAGGATAGGATAgtagattttgagttcttttgtaAATATGGTTTCAGTACAACCCATGTACTGTGTTACAGAAATAGAAACAGTTACCTgtgtcaaaaagaaaaaaatggacaTAATGATGGCTTGAAGTTTATTTTACCAATTTATTCTAGTGGGCTTTTGTTTTCATTCTTTAATTGGCTTAAATTTGATTTATAGGAAGGAATTAATATTTTCGTTTTCTCCAGGAGGCTCAGAACCTGGGGGGATACTTGCCCCCTCAACTCAGGGAAGTATCTCTGGATCTTAACAACAGAAGTGCAAACTCTAGAGAGGACATACTGGATAACTCATCTCTGCAAAGATTGAACCAACTCAATTCCAAGTTCAATGACGAAGGTCAATCAGGTGAGGCTGGGACAAAAGGTGAAATGACAGAACACGAAAGATTTATAGCTACATCTATAGAGATGAAGGATATTGAGACTCAGAATGTGGAAACGAGTGGGTCCGATTCCAGCTCCACGCGAAGTAGGCACCCAACAGATCAAGTTGGGAAAGTTGGGCAAATAAATTGCAATGGTCCTGGAGAGGTTAGAGAGGACGAAACAGCTGAAGCTCAGCATGAAGAGAAGCAACAAAGGAAACGGAAGCGAACCATAATGAATGATACGCAGATATCACTTGTTGAGAAGGCCCTTATGGGGGAGCCTGATATGCAGCGAAATAAAACCTTACTAGAAAAGTGGGCTGTAAAATTAAGTGATCATGTATGTCACAAGGCCCATGCGCTTGTTTTTGTTTCTGCTCTTTTCTGTCAATTAATTAGTCTTTCCTCCCTAATATGTTCCTGCTTTGTTTCCAGGGATCAGAGGTTACAAAATCACAGCTCAAGAATTGGTAAGGgtgatatttcttttattttcttaacaCCTTTAAATAGTTTATCTAGATCTATTCTACTGTCAGAATGGTGTGGGTCTAAATATGTTTATTACGAGgctaaattatttattctttttagtttttacaCCTGTATACTGCTTTCCCACGATGAGTGCCAGCATCCATGAATACCCAAGATGTCAGTCCAATGGCATGCTGAGTCAACAAAATTATCTAAGAGCCTATCAGAGTTCTACTGGTGTATCAAACTGCAACTTTATTTTGCTGCATGTACTCCTATCTAATAAGTGTGCCGTCTATTGAGAAAATGCACAAATAAGTCACTTATTCTCCGAGAGAGAACAAAAGGAAAGAAGACATACAAATAGGTTTCAATCTGATTTAATGAGGTATGTCTCTTATCTTGTCTTCATGCTGGATAATCATTTCCATTTTGAACACACAGGCTAAACAATCGGAAAGCAAGGTTAGCTCGTGCTGCGAAGGATGGGCGTATGTTGTCTGAAGGGGATAGTCTTGACAAACAAGGTGGGTTGCTCACTCTGCTTCCTTCTGACTCACCTGGAAGTCCTGTCGAGGATGTTAGTATCCTCTCTGCTGCTAGAGAAAATGCACCGAGGCTAACTGGCCTGGCACCGAGCAGCACTTGTCTTACAGAAAACACAACTGCTGTGCCTGCAGTTTCATCAGAACAGGCAAAGTGTGTCGCAGGGGATTATGTTGTGCTTATAAACGAGAAAGCAGAAGAGATTGGAAGAGGAAAGGTATGTCAAGTCAGTGGCAAGTGGTATCAAAGGGACCTGGAGGAGCTAGGGACCTGTGTCGTGGATGTTATTGATCTCAAGGTTGAGAGGTCTGCTAAGCTTCCTTACCCATCAGAATTAACTGGAACATCATTTGATCAGGCTGAAAGAAAATTTGGTTTCATGCGAGTCTTGTGGCAGTCCAGCAAACTATTTGTGTTGCCTGCTCGGTGAATCAAAAGTACCTCAGTTCTGGGTAAGAATCACTCAACTCTTTCTCTGTTGCCTCTTGAAACTTCTTGCCAAAACTTTGTTTGATTGTGTAGATTATTAAAGTGGACACCCATTACAATGTTTACACACTAGCTTCATGTTCCAGGTACATCAAAAAAACGAAAGATGGGAGTGTGTTTCTCCttagattttgttttaattgtctATATGATTCTTCAGCTAGTAAAACCTTGCGGTATCAGTACAGATTGATAGTTCCTGAGGAAAATTCGAGGTTTACTAGTTGGGCGGGTCTATGAAGATTCTGGAGGGTCTAGCACTATATCTTCCCCATGCTGTCACTGTGCAGGCCATTATATCTGATGCTTGATCTGGAAAACTTCCCAGTACTAACTTAAAGGTGTTACTATCCTGGTGTGTCTTGTTGGGGCCATTAGATTTCTCGGTATAGTCCCCATACTACATGATGCAGGCCTTGATGATCTTCTGCATGAAGCACACCTAGATTCTGAAAGACTAGTCTCAGTCATTTGCTCCCTGTACATTGTGGAGGTTTAGGATGTACAAGTTTACTATTTACTGTTCTCATGCAACCTCTTGTATAACTTACCATAGTAAATTACAAAAATGGGATGATTTTGTCACATAATTTGACCTTACAAAACAGTGTTTATTTATCTCTTTTACTCTGGTTTGAATTGCTGGTCGTGGTACCAAGCACGCAATGCACTGTATTCTTCAGGCTGTTAGTGTAGGATACTTTCTTATGATTGAAACCCAAATATTTCAACCTTAAAGGCCTGCTACATGACACATCAACGTAGATGACTTCTCAAACATCaccaaaaattatttgaaaacgTTATTATATAGAGAAACCACACTAACGAtcaagtttaagaataagatatCTATAGTTTTTTACATCACAACACCTAGCACTCTGCTAACAACACTACTTCCCTTTCACTATAAATAACCCTGTTTAAGCAGCATTAATACTAATCTATAATCAACTTTTCACTCTTTAACAGCTAAACCTCTACCTCTCCAGCTATTTTACAATGTTGGATGCCTTCTGAATGGCATCTATAGAATACACCAGGGCTTTTGAAGACTACGGAGATATACACGGACAATCTGCTGcatttttaatcaatttatgAATGCATCGGCAATGGTATTTGCGACTCCACAACAGAGCAATTTGAAATATCCAGAATAGATGACCGGGCATCAAATATAGGCAAGTGAGCTCCGGTCATGATCTGGTTGTGGACGGCCCCTAGTAGGAGTAGGCGGTCTTTGAATGTTGAGTTCCTAAATACAACGAACAAGTCTTAGTAGGATATAATGTAACAACTGTAAGCTcgaaaagtaaaaaagaaagcaTCCTAGTACCTGCATCCAATTGTCATCCATGACTCGTTCTGGAGACGTTTCAGGGGATAGAAGAGGAGGCGGCAAAGGATGGATCAACTTTGGAACAATAACCAACCCTCTGCCTACTACTAGTATAGCACCAGCATTGTTGGCAGTACCTGAATGTATTTTCTTGGTTAGAAATGATTAGAATGCATGCTTTCATACAAGGGAAAGcaaaaacttaaatatttaacGCATACCACAATAGTTGGTGGCAGAAAAAAGAGTGATCAGCTGCCCCTGGGCAAATCTTTCAAATCCATCCATGACACACTCGTGTGCTCTAATAATCAGCTGTAGTTTGTTTTTCTTGCAGAATTCAGTTACACGATCAGGCTGCAAAGTCCACAATTATTGTAAGACCACATTGTAGTTTGTATGTGAATCTTGGCATGAAAAATATAAGCTTCCATATGAAGGTAGACATGTGCATCCTTATAGGAATCCACAGTATAGTGGGGATCAAATCACGATAATGAATAAAAATTGAgcttaaaatgagaaaaatttcAGTGGAGCATAAAGATTTGAacacaaaataagaaatttgGCATTCAAAAATGATTCCCTTATCGTCTGAAACTTTTACTATCAATTACCAAGTTGAACTGGTGAACTTATGTCAAGAAAAGCAGGACATACCCCAAATGTTACAAGACCAGGTCCTCTAGCATTAGGTCTCAATCCTTCTACACTGTCATTTTCTGTGGGATCAGACCtgcaaataaaatcaataacatAAAAATCTTCTCCAAATTGTCTTGCCagatggttttgaaaaaaaaaaaaaagaagcaacaTACCATAGCAAATCCATTAGGACTATCGAACCAGCATCCATTGTTATTGGCCTCTCTATCTTCTCTATCTGCTCAACTGAGTTTATTGACCTCCCTATGCCACCATGCATACAGATGATTTTCTTTTCGATGAGGGCAGCCAGTGGAAGATAGTTAAAAAGTTGATTGAAACGTGTCCATGCCCAGATTCCATCACTTTCTCCCTACATGGGTGTCTTCCATCAGAATAGCCTGATACATTTGAAggacacacacacacacacacatatatatatatataacttctaCCTTCAAAACTAGAACTCGGGATTTGACAACTGTAGTACATATATTTTGACATTCTAACTTACCATTCTCTCAATGCATTCAATACGGAAGCCAAAAAGTGCATTAATATCAGCAGCTTCATGATTCCCCCTTATCAAATGTACATTCTCTGGATATTCAATCTGAAATTCAGAACAAGCGAGTAATTTGGTTACATAAAGAGATGTCAATACATGAAAGGGAAGTACCGTGTTAGACAACAGCAAGGATTACCTTTAGAGCTAGGAGTAAAGTGATTGTCTCCAAGCTGTGCTGTCCTCGATCAACGTAATCACCCAGAAACAAATAGTCAATATAACTGAAAACCACACAAAGAATGGTCATCAGACACAAGAGAAGTTGACAAGAAGAGATTTGATACAAtagtaaaaaattacatttaataGTTAAAAAGCTCAAACTGCTAACATTTTCTTGATTGTTACAAACTTTTGACATCTTCTAGCCTCAGAAAGAGAAACATC
It encodes the following:
- the LOC125871042 gene encoding nodulin homeobox isoform X2 translates to MRILNEEGISCSTELLSSTARPIDPALDLISAVKGLHGLSSQELSRLIREAENNMLQYIPENGLNIQIDVERLARYLALHLIAVILGSEGNAGLLKYLLSGFQLLHSLGDLASRHPKIEQILLDDVKVSEQLLDLVFYSLVILCTYRKVSNDMVLLHSTLVASSLYLLTVCISSQWLELAQVLLAYNKVDVLMDSAFAAVTADIKILQRNLSADHAHSRQAYGLKAEETLNHLCQQCEASLQFLQSLCQQKLFRERLVKNKELSSKGRVLLLAQVVLRLDVSPLVTVSSSIVAAVSRLKSKVLTILLNLCEADSLSYLDEVASTPASLDLAKSIALEVLNLLKKMFGMDVQQSVAPSDKIYPKGQLQLNAMRLADIFSDDSNFRSFITTHFTEVLTGIFSVTHGEFLSTWCSSDLPIREEDATLEYDPFAAAGWVLDLFPFSDQLNAMSTESTFVPSNVPRLSYPHQRTSLLVKVLANLHCFVPDICKEEKDLFLNKFVQCLRTEVSDTSEGFISISDPQKAATVSRNLGSLLSHAESLIPTFLNEEDVQLLRVFITQLESLVTPFGENRVQEAQNLGGYLPPQLREVSLDLNNRSANSREDILDNSSLQRLNQLNSKFNDEGQSGEAGTKGEMTEHERFIATSIEMKDIETQNVETSGSDSSSTRSRHPTDQVGKVGQINCNGPGEVREDETAEAQHEEKQQRKRKRTIMNDTQISLVEKALMGEPDMQRNKTLLEKWAVKLSDHGSEVTKSQLKNWLNNRKARLARAAKDGRMLSEGDSLDKQGGLLTLLPSDSPGSPVEDVSILSAARENAPRLTGLAPSSTCLTENTTAVPAVSSEQAKCVAGDYVVLINEKAEEIGRGKVCQVSGKWYQRDLEELGTCVVDVIDLKVERSAKLPYPSELTGTSFDQAERKFGFMRVLWQSSKLFVLPAR
- the LOC125871042 gene encoding nodulin homeobox isoform X1, with the translated sequence MRILNEEGISCSTELLSSTARPIDPALDLISAVKGLHGLSSQELSRLIREAENNMLQYIPENGLNIQIDVERLARYLALHLIAVILGSEGNAGLLKYLLSGFQLLHSLGDLASRHPKIEQILLDDVKVSEQLLDLVFYSLVILCTYRKVSNDMVLLHSTLVASSLYLLTVCISSQWLELAQVLLAYNKVDVLMDSAFAAVTADIKILQRNLSADHAHSRQAYGLKAEETLNHLCQQCEASLQFLQSLCQQKLFRERLVKNKELSSKGRVLLLAQVVLRLDVSPLVTVSSSIVAAVSRLKSKVLTILLNLCEADSLSYLDEVASTPASLDLAKSIALEVLNLLKKMFGMDVQQSVAPSDKIYPKGQLQLNAMRLADIFSDDSNFRSFITTHFTEVLTGIFSVTHGEFLSTWCSSDLPIREEDATLEYDPFAAAGWVLDLFPFSDQLNAMSTESTFVPSNVPRLSYPHQRTSLLVKVLANLHCFVPDICKVLIAEEKDLFLNKFVQCLRTEVSDTSEGFISISDPQKAATVSRNLGSLLSHAESLIPTFLNEEDVQLLRVFITQLESLVTPFGENRVQEAQNLGGYLPPQLREVSLDLNNRSANSREDILDNSSLQRLNQLNSKFNDEGQSGEAGTKGEMTEHERFIATSIEMKDIETQNVETSGSDSSSTRSRHPTDQVGKVGQINCNGPGEVREDETAEAQHEEKQQRKRKRTIMNDTQISLVEKALMGEPDMQRNKTLLEKWAVKLSDHGSEVTKSQLKNWLNNRKARLARAAKDGRMLSEGDSLDKQGGLLTLLPSDSPGSPVEDVSILSAARENAPRLTGLAPSSTCLTENTTAVPAVSSEQAKCVAGDYVVLINEKAEEIGRGKVCQVSGKWYQRDLEELGTCVVDVIDLKVERSAKLPYPSELTGTSFDQAERKFGFMRVLWQSSKLFVLPAR